A single Candidatus Thalassolituus haligoni DNA region contains:
- a CDS encoding LysR substrate-binding domain-containing protein has product MSRDRYGELQAFLNVAREGSFTKAAALLGVSQSALSHTIRGLEAHLGIRLLHRTTRSVSPTDAGQRLLERIAPHFNDIDAEIAAISALRDKPAGSVRISASDNVAQSLLWPRLAPVLRQYPDIQLEINIDFALTNIVERRLDAGVRLGEQLEKDMIAVPISPAVRMAAIASPGYFQRNPIPQVPQDLLMHNCINFRLPTYGGLYAWEFEKDGRELNIQVKGQLTCNTSQQVVAAALDGTGIGFLTEDTAIQFLREGKLIRVLEDWCPPFSGYHLYYPNRREPTPAFQIVVEALRWPPRF; this is encoded by the coding sequence ATGTCCCGCGACCGCTATGGCGAACTACAAGCCTTCCTCAACGTTGCCCGTGAAGGCAGCTTTACCAAGGCTGCCGCGCTGCTGGGCGTTTCCCAATCGGCTCTGAGCCATACCATTCGGGGATTGGAAGCCCATCTGGGAATTCGCCTGTTACACCGCACCACTCGTAGCGTATCGCCCACCGATGCGGGACAGCGGTTGCTTGAGCGCATAGCGCCTCATTTTAATGATATTGATGCTGAAATTGCCGCTATCAGCGCCCTGCGCGACAAGCCTGCTGGCAGTGTGCGAATTTCCGCCAGCGATAATGTCGCTCAAAGCCTCCTCTGGCCCCGACTGGCACCGGTACTGCGCCAATACCCCGACATCCAGCTGGAAATTAATATCGATTTTGCCCTCACCAATATTGTCGAGCGACGTCTGGATGCCGGTGTTCGCCTGGGAGAGCAGCTAGAAAAAGACATGATTGCGGTGCCTATCAGCCCGGCAGTACGCATGGCCGCGATTGCCAGCCCCGGCTACTTCCAGCGCAACCCGATTCCCCAGGTTCCACAAGATTTACTGATGCATAATTGCATCAATTTCCGCCTGCCGACTTACGGCGGCTTGTACGCTTGGGAGTTTGAGAAAGATGGCCGGGAATTGAATATTCAGGTAAAGGGACAGCTCACCTGCAACACCAGCCAACAGGTCGTTGCGGCAGCATTAGATGGCACTGGCATCGGTTTTCTGACCGAAGACACCGCCATCCAATTCCTCCGTGAAGGGAAGTTGATACGCGTACTGGAAGACTGGTGCCCACCCTTTTCCGGCTATCACCTGTACTACCCCAACCGCCGCGAACCAACCCCGGCTTTCCAGATTGTGGTGGAAGCCTTACGTTGGCCACCTCGTTTCTGA